The sequence GTTCAGTCTATGGGAGGTAGATGTTTGTCTATGAACTGTTTTACATCCATCATTTCCTGTTTAAAGATAAAAGTCTGTATTAGTTGAAGTCCTCTACTATTACGTAATCAGCTACACTAAATCATGCTTTAACATTTGAGTTATAATGAGCAGCTGGGCTAGAAATATTGAGCAATCAGTTACTTAATTACCACTCTGCACACAAGTCAAGGCTGATAACTTCACAGTGCTGATATGCACTTAGCAGAGactaaaatacaagaaaaaaagcaaagactactttttctcttcctccgGAGCTGAACAGGCAAGCTACATATTAAGTGATCTTGATAGCAGCAGGTTGACCGTGTAGCTAAGGCCATAGCTTTCCGTATACTTTAAACTTTTACAAGTTAGCAGCAGCATGGAAAGCCAGCAACTCCTCCTCCTAACCATCCAGTTTCATTTTCAGGATACTTCCTTccttaaggaaaagaaacacagcaaacaaGACTGAGAAACTAATCCGTGGTAATCTTTTTTTTAGTTAAGTCACTGTTGTAAGAAAGAACACAAATATATTAGCAATGTGTAATATTGCTCAGCAATATTACAGGCTAAGTGCAATACTACTCTCTGTAAATGTTACAAAGAGGTTGTTTAAAGTTACAGTTCCCACAAGATGCAACAATCTAAATTAACAATGTTACTGCTGCTGGCAAATCTGTTCTTTGCTTCCTCTTTGATTTCTTGCTCCCATCACTTACTTTCTGTGAGTTCTGATGCTCCAGCTCCCTATGGCTGCAAACACTGAAGGCTGCAGCTTTTGCCATTTTAGCAAATTCAAATGATTCAAGGAAGTTTCTGATCTGCCCCAGAGCCGGTACAAGGAGGAAGTGAGGGCCACGAGGTCAGGAACAGAAGGAGTCCACCCCTTTCTGGGAGCAGGAAGTTCTTACATCAGCTCAGCTGTCTGCTGAGCCAGAACCATAAATACAGGTTCTGAGGCTGCCTCTTCCATAGTGCCAGACCTCCCTCCCTACTCCTTCAATGTCTCCCTTCACAGAATTACCAGGATTCTTCTCCCCAAAACACCATCTTGGATTTATGCTATGAGAATTTGTCTTTAATTCtaattagcttttttttaactaagcaaataagaaaaatctggggaaaagaGCATTTTATAGACCAAGTCACCTAGTCCCCAAAATACAATCTTACAAGGAAGTTCTCACCTGTCATACAAACTTCTGCTTTGGATGCTTTTTAGCCCAGAATTCAGTAACTCACCCAAATAAGTAGCACaaagcatttattaaaaaaaaaaaaaaaaaaaaaaaaaagaaaaaaacccaaaacaaacagaataaacaaaaaCTAACCCCCCCACAAAAAGCCTATAAATATtagttttgaaggaaaaagaattaactATAACCAGCTAAAACAAGGTGTATTTAGAAAATTACCTCAAGAGATGAACTATGCATCATGCCAGAGTAGGTCTTGAAGGTTACATTGGCTGGATTTATCATAGTCTTCAGCTTCTCAACAGTGAGGGAACCAAACATTACAGGAACCAGGGGGTCACAGTCTCCATGGCACTGAAGAACAGCAATATCCTTGTTGACACCACTGATAGGGCCCTAGGAGGGGTGGAATTAgacaggagaagagaagaaagagacaCTAAGTGAGATAAGGCTAAcacctttgaaataaaacaacccCATGGTACTATACCATGAAGTAAGCTCTGTACCTGATAACACATTAAGCTCAAACACCAGCAAATAGAATTTTGACAAAAAGTTCTGTAACACAAAGTCATAATTTCTGGCCAAGTTAAAAGCCTGAAACTTTGCTCAAACAACCAGTCTCTAATAAGATAGTGCCTTGCAGATGGAACAAATGGCagacaaaaaattaaacttcaaGGAAAATTTGTTATATCCTTTAAATTTTCTAGTAGTGTCATTTTAAGCAAAAATAGCTACTGAGtgcttcttcattttccttacttaacaaaatctaaaattttaAGGCCctattttaaaaacttccaaATTATCAAACACCAGTCATCTAGTAATAATGATGACCAATAATTCTTACATAAGATTCAATCTTCAGAGATACTCATTCCCCAAGTGCAAATCAtctcaggaaagaaacaaatacCTGAGGAAAAGAAGCCCGTAGAGGAAGCCAACAGCTGAGGGCTACGACACCTGCTAATTTCTGATGGGTTGTAAGAGCTGTATACAGTGATAAAGCACCTCCCTAAAATAAAGAGATATAAGTATTATTAGAAAAATGACagtaaaattctttttaatgtttgcttCAAAATCCCTGATTTCTCCTTTAAATTTTTCCTATTACAATCTCTTCTTCTTTAGAGCCAACAACTAAAAGCAGTATTTATGTACagtatttgttttgctttttatcctCCCTTCCAAGTCCATGTGGTCAATTCAGAAGTAAGTCAGCAAATTTACTGTAATTAACAgctgtcaaaaaaaacccctaaaccaAAGACTATTACTCACAACATTTTATCACTGTAATAATTTTATCACAACATTATTTTCAGTactttaatatttaattcattTGCATGCAGACTGGGGAAGTTGATGTATAGACCAATTAATCAACTAACCTACCTACCACAGATGCCTTACAAGTGTAAAGGAAAAGATTTCCCAAATAAATCCAGACCACCAAATCGCTAgcaatttcaattaaaaatacgACCAAAATTTTCAAGCAAATATATGTAGGTTATGTGCACAAAGATTTTAAACAGACAATTTATTTTAGTACCTTTTTTACACAGGTATGTTCATTTTCCAGTGAACAATAATTATTTGcataaaaccaaaaaccttCACTTGttaaagcagaggaaaattgGCACCTTAAAATTTTAGAGGCATCTAACATCAGCTGATTTCAATTTAAGTGTCTGGATTTATGAAGTTAATAAAGCTAGGTTACTTTCCTAGAAAAAAAGACAATGGTTCTTTCTAATCATACCTTACCTGAGAAAAGCCTCCCAGAATAATTCTATTAGAAGGAATTCCGTTTTTTACTTCTTGATCTATCAGTGCTTTAACTGCAACATAAATAAAGGCCAGCTGTTAAAATCCACTCCATTCTCTAGAAAGtccacaggaggaaaaacacCTTCTTCCTGGCATCAAGTGAAGGCTAGTGAAAGGAAAATCTAGGCTTCTATACATTAAAACTACCAGAAGATCTAGAGTACAGTCAGAAATGTCAGTGCCACTGCATCATTTCCAAAGAGAAATACATGCAAATAGCTTTTGCAAAAGCACCAGGGTTGGGAAGATGGCATCCTCTTCCAAGTAAAAGCAACACAACTGGATGCTAATACGGCTCTGACCTGCTGCACTACCcaaaagctctttaaaaaaacctacaatTGTTCCCATATTTCAGAGTATGAAGTGTTTATACTGGTGAATTACTCTACTTACTaataaagttaaaaaacaaacaaaaaataaacaattaatCTAGCTAAACTTTGGTCACTGATAATACCATATACACATAttcttttccctaaaaaaaatattggctTTAGAAAATCTGTTTCAGACTGATAGTTAATTTTCAAGAATACCTGGAAGTACTTTTAAGACATAAAAAATACTCCTAAGTATACCATTCTCCGCTGCCTGCTTGATTCCAGCTTCATCTTCCTGTGAATCTGGAGAAAGTCCAATGATATCAAACCTTACAAAAACATCAACAAGAGCATTACTCATTAGAGCATCCATTCCACTTCCTTAATACACAAATAATGAAATCTGGATGTTTTCCAGACAAAAATGTTAGCTGTCATATTGTTTATTACTAACTACCCAGAGATCACAAGAAACAGTGCACAATCTGTGAATGTGGCTTAAAAGACTAGATCTAGTCAACAAGGCTTTTCTGAGTTTTGACATCTTCTGTAACTTACTGCAGATTAAGCAGCACAGTTTTGATATTTACTCAAAAAATATTAGCAGGAATTTTGCTGCacatagaaattaaaatatggtttgaagaaatacaagaaaaacaaacacaagttactctggagggaggggagaaagcCCAAAATCCAATAAAACTGAAGACTGGTTTCAGATCATTGAAATCTACCATGTTCTTCTTGTTCTCTATTCAGAATGGATGTTCTAGAGAACAGTTTCTACATATCCTACTGACCCACCAAATACTACTCACTAGTAGCAATAATATTTCCACTCCAAGTCTCTGCTTCTACTGTCTAGGAATTCAGACACAATGCATACTACAGACCATACATGTAGAATAAAATGGGGTTTTGTTCTAAGATATACAGATTAGTCCTGAGGAATAATCACTACCACAGATACAAAATGATAATTAGAATGTACTCATGACAGCCCTTTTAGTTCTGTTCTTTCATAAGAAAATATCTAAAGTAAAATGGTTTATGCTTGTATGTGATTAAAACCAGATACTCAGGTTGTTCATGATTTTAAATGAAGAACAATGAGTTCATAGCCCCAgatataatttgattaaaactgcctgcatttgaaaaaatacttaCCAGGATGGCATAGACATGTTCATGTTCAAAGAAACAGGCATAACTGGCCTAGAAATGAGAATGAACACTCCTGACATAAGCTATATACTGAAATTCAATAATGCAGATGCAGGAACATCATGAAATTGCGTATCCTCTAACTCTGTCTTACTTTTAAGCAGTAATTAACATTAGTTGTTTTGCAGCATCTGTTGAAGAAACTCTCTTGAAACCTGCCAGCCCAAACACATTTAATATTCAGGGTTGAATTACCACTCTCTATGGAGAGCAAGCAAAACAGTAATGGGCTGCT comes from Camarhynchus parvulus chromosome 2, STF_HiC, whole genome shotgun sequence and encodes:
- the LYPLA1 gene encoding acyl-protein thioesterase 1, with the protein product MCGNNMSAPLPAIVPAARKATAAVIFLHGLGDTGHGWSEALAGIKSPHVKYICPHAPVMPVSLNMNMSMPSWFDIIGLSPDSQEDEAGIKQAAENVKALIDQEVKNGIPSNRIILGGFSQGGALSLYTALTTHQKLAGVVALSCWLPLRASFPQGPISGVNKDIAVLQCHGDCDPLVPVMFGSLTVEKLKTMINPANVTFKTYSGMMHSSSLEEMMDVKQFIDKHLPPID